AGCATGATGCTGCTAGGAATTGTTCTTTTATCATTTGCACTTGTAGAATTATTAGGAACCTTTGCTACTGGCGCAAGTATTAAATACCCACCAGCCTTAGCCAAAACATTTGGAGTTATTCTGCTACCAATTGTTATATTATCAATAATTGCAACCTTAGCCTACTTTGATTTAATGAAAATAAAATTTGTGTATGCAATCATAATATTCTTAACCATTAGCTTCTTTTTCATCTTTATATTAAGCGTCTTTATATTCAACTCATGAATTAATGCACTATTTCCATCAATAGGCTTTGCTTTAATGATTTCTTATATGGCATTTGACTGATGATTAATTACTAGATACAATAAAGCATTTAACGCTACAGTAAGTAATGACTCGACCAAAAAAGAGTTCATGAAGCTAACAATATACTTTGGATTTAAATTAGCATACGACTATATATATGCACTTGTATATCTAATAAGATTAGTAAGATTAGCTAAAAATTAATATACAAAAACCAGGCAGCAAGCCTGGTTTTTTTATGTTGATTAAGGTTATTTTCTTGTTTCAGAAGCCAATCAGTCAACCATTTTTTGGAATTGACCACCAGGATCAGAAGGGAATTTAGCTCCTAATGCTTTTTTAGCTGTTTCCATTTGATCTTTTAAAGATTTTTGAATCTCTGTCTTCTTTTGTACATAGTATGCGGTTGCATCTTTTAATGCTTTGTTAGCTATTTCATCATTTTTATCATCTAATAATCCTGATGTTGCAACGCCTACATATTGTTTGTCTTCAGTATCACCATAGCCAAAGACTGTTGGAGTACCATTCTTCTTACCAATTTCAAATCCTGGTTGAAGGTCTAGTTGGTTTTCACCTTTGCTATATAAGTCAGCTAAAATATTGTAAACTGCTTGACCTATTAATTTCATAACTGATGTAAAGATTCTGTGACCTTTTAATGCATTCTTTTGGTCAGCATCAACACCAATGATGAATTTATCTTTATCAGCTAATTTTTTAATTTCTTTTGCTGTGTCAGTTGACAATGAACCAGCAACAGGGTAAGAAGCTGTAGCTTTAACCACAGAGTTAATAGCTGTAGTAGCTTGAGGTGTTCCTGAAGTAAATAAAGTATTTAGCTCAATAGTTTCATTTAATGACTTAGTCTTAGCCTCTGGGTGTTCTTTATTTCAGTCAATAATACCTTGGAAAGTACCAGCTATAAAGTCAGAAACTGCTGGTCAAGGAATACCACCAAATGCACCAATTGTACGTTTTTCAGGTTGGTCTTTATAAACTTGTGAGAAGTAATCTGCAAGTGCACGTCCAGCTATATATGCAGCTTGTTTAGTGTCAAAGATAACTGGAACTAAGTGTCCTTCACCTATTTTTTTAATAAATGTTTTAACATTTGCATCATCCTCTGTGAAAAGATTAAAGTCAACAGTAATAAAGATAATGTTATTATCTTTAATTTTCTTGATGTAGTTTTCATCTAAACCAACAAGTGAAGCTTGGTGTGTAAATCCACAAAGAACAATGTATCTGAAGCCACTGTCAATAGCGTTTTTGTAAGCTTCAAGTAATTGACCTTTTTTAGGTTCATAAACTTTGTTTCTTAAATTTTTGTTGCCGCTAACTTGAGCTTTGTCTAAGCCTAGTTCGTAAGAAACTTTATGAACTGCTTCTCATCCTGATTGGTTAAATGATTCATCATGGACAGAACCTTCATCAGTTATAAAGGTTGCTTTAGGTGCATTTTCAACAGTTAAGCCTTCTCTTAGTTTAAGCCCTTTACGAGAAGTAATGTGTGCAAGTGTTGAAATAGTTTTTACACCATCAACTTCTGTTTCTTTAAAGTACTTGTCACCACAAGATGCAGCTACCAATGGTACTGATAAAACAGGAGCAGCCCCTAAAAATAGATAGAATTTATTTTTCTTCATTTTGATCCCTAATTCAAATATATAAAGTTCAAAAATTAAATTTCCTAGTTTAGTTTTTAAACCATATATATTATATTAAATTTAATATTTACCTATAGCAGTGTGAAACAGGCAAATTAAACTAATGAAATAGTAAAACCGACTCTATAACTTTCCTCTCATTTTTAGTTATTTTCATTGCTTTACCATTAAACATATTAAATACTAAAATACCTATAAATAAGTTAAATGTGATCGATAAGTTGCCTGGATGATATTTACTTCAAATATTTTCCCCGGGCTTTTTGTTCATTAATAAATTCATTCATTTACTTGATGCTAAAAGTGTGCAAAATGGGCCAATTAAAAACACAAGCAGTAAAAAACTCAGTGATGCTACTACACCAAAAGTAATAAGCAAAGTTTTTTGCTTAGAATAAACTAGGGAAAACATAATCATAAAAAAAGTTAAAAGAGCTAGAAAGCCTAGAAAAAATATTATAAGAATTCTAAATTTTTTATTTTGATCATACGAAGCTAGTTTTTCTAATTTTTTGATCTCAATATTCATTAACTTTATATTTTTATTCATAAATTCCCTTACTAATTACTGAATTTAGCATTCCAAAGGCTATCATCAATAAACATTTATATATAATTAAATTGTATTTACTTAAATATATTTTATACAAGAAAGATACAAGAAAGGGGGTTTTATGGAGCATGAATATGCCGTTGAATTTGAGCATGTTACTAAAGACTTTGTTGGTATAAGAGCTAACGATGATGTTACTTTCAAAGTTAAAAAAGGCTCAATTCACGCGCTTATTGGTGAAAATGGTGCTGGCAAAAGTACGCTAACATCAATTTTGTTTGGCTTATATGAACCAACTGAAGGGTCAGTCAAAATTAATGGTAAATCAGTAATTGTTAAGAATCCTAACCAAGCTAATGAAATAGGTATTGGTATGGTTCACCAACATTTTAAATTAGTTGCAGCTTATACTAATTTACAAAATGTGATTATGGGTTCAGAGTTTACTTACAACTATTCAATGGGCACCTTGGATCTTAAGTTAGCTAAAGCTAAAATTAAAAGCATTCAAGAGCTATATGATTTACACTTTAATCTAAACCAAAAAACATCTAAAGCAACTGTGGCAACTCAACAAAAAGTTGAGATTATGAAGATGCTTTATCGTGATGCTGAAATTTTGATTTTTGATGAACCTACAGCTGTTTTAACAGACCAAGAAATTCAAGGTTTACTTAAAACAATGCAAGTGTTTAAGGAAAACGGCAAAACCATCATTTTTATTTCCCATAAACTCAACGAAGTTAAGCAAGTTGCAGATGAAGCAACTGTTTTAAGAAAAGGAAAGGTTATTGGAACATATGATGTGTCCAAGACGTCTATTCCACAGTTAGCTGAGGCTATGGTTGGTCAAAAAGTTGTTGAAACAAAAAATACTGCATTATTTGACAGTTATGATAAACCGGAGCTTATCTCATTTGAAAATGTTTCAACTAAGAAAACTAGAGATTCAGTTTCTTTAAAAGATGTGTCATTTAAAGTTCACCCAGGCGAAATTTTGGCAATAGCTGGTGTTGAGGGCAATGGTCAAGAAACATTAGAATATGTTTTAGCGGGCTTAGTTAAACCTACACATGGTGAAATTAAAATTAAAAATCCTGATTTTGATTCAAGTAATCCAAAATCAATTAATGAATTTAATATTACCAACTGAAGCGTTGATAAAAAGAACAGAGCAGCCAAAATTAACATTGTGCCAGGTGATAGACACAAGCACGGACTAGTTTTAGACTTTAGTATCAGAGATAACTCTATTTTAAGATTGCTAAATGATAAAACTTATGCACCATTTGGTTTTATTAAAGCCAACAAAAAAGAAGAATTGTTCCAAAATGTTGTTGCTAACTTTGATGTTAGAGGTACTAACCACGGTAATTCCTTGGCTAGATCGCTTTCTGGTGGTAACCAACAAAAAGCAATTGTTGGTAGAGAAATGAGCACTGATCATAATCTACTTGTGATAGTACAGCCAACCAGAGGACTTGACGTTGGAGCAATTGACTTAATCCATAAGAAAATTCTCTTAGAAAAACAGGCAGGCAAAGCTATATTATTAATTTCATATGAGCTTGATGAAATTTTAGCTTTAGCCGACACAATTGCCGTTATTAATGATGGCAGAATATTAGATCTTAAACCTGCAGCACAATTTAATAGAACAGAAATCGGTTTATTAATGGCTGCATCAAACAAGGATGATGAAACAGAAGGAGAGGGCAATGAATAAGAGTGCTGAAAAACAACAAAACCCTGTTTTATCATTCTTTAGAAATTTCTGAAGCAAGGTTAAAAAAGGTGTAAACGCCGATAGTGCTGTTTCTACAAGAAGAAAGGCATATAACTCAATTTGATCAGTTGTATTTGGAATTTTTGTCTCAAGCATTGTGCTTTTAGTATTTTTCCAAACCAATCCATTTGAGTTTTTTGCCCAAGTTTTCAATGCAACAGCAACTAAAGGAAACATTGACTGAGTTTATATATTTATTATTTACTCACTGGCATCAATTGGTGTCGGATTCTCCTTTAAAACAGGGCTATTCAACATTGGGGTTGCTGGACAAATGTCACTTTCAGGCGTTATTTGTTTAGCATTAATTAACCAAAGCAATGTAATTGAAAGTAATGGTGCTATTAAAAACCAAGGGTTAGTGTTCTTAATAATGCTGCTTTCAATTGTTATAGGATTTTTATATGCTGCAATAGCTGGATTATGTAAAGCATTTTTCAACATTCACGAAGTTGTTTCAACTATTTTGCTTAACTGAGTGGCTGTTTATATTGGTAGTTTTATATTTGGTTCTAAATCACCATTTAACAACAGCTTTGTGTTTAAAAACGCATCAACTGGTTCAGCCCCTATTAACATTTCAGGTGGATTTTTTGACAAAAGTTCATTCTGAATTTTTGGAATAGTACTAGTAGCATTTGTTTCATTAACTTTATATATGATTTTTGCATTTACCTCTTTAGGTTACAAAATCAAAATGAACGGACTTAATAAAGACGCTAGTTCATATGCTGGTGTTAACCAAAAATTAACAACTGTTTTATCAATGGGCTTTTCTGGCGCATTAGCTGGACTTGCTGGATTTATCCACTTTGTCTTTAAAGCTAAGCAGTATGATGTAATTACGCTTTCCAGTCCGCTGCCACTAGGTTTTGACACGATAGCTATATCATTAATTGGTATTAACTCGCCAATAGGAATTCTTTTCTCATCTGTTTTCTACACGATGCTAGAGTTTTCTAGAATTGAATTGATTAGTTTTTACTCAACAAGCGGTGTTAAAGAAGGTGGTATTGATCTAGTTGTTGGTGTTATTATATTCACAACAGCACTTGCCTTAATGTTTACTAATTTTAGGCCTATTCGGAAATTTAGGTTATGAATTTCCTTGCTGACTCAAAAAGAGTACAAAGGGCATTATCAAACCTATAAAGAAAAAGTTAAAGCAGTTAAAGAAAACACTAAATTACTTCTTATTGAAGCTCATAAAGTGTATACAGAAAATAAACTAAAATACAAAGAAATTAAGAGCAAAATTAGAGAGATAGAAAATGAAGCTTTAATTAAAATTAAACAAGGAACTGACAAAAAGCTAGATAAGAAACTATCAAACAACGAGATAGAGAAAATTTTCCAAAAGTTAGCTAAAGATAAAGTTGTACTTAATCAAGAATTAACAAGATATGGTTACTTTGACATTAAAGACATCAAGAATCTTAAAAACGTTAAGCTAACTCAATTGAAAATTGAACTTAAAAAGATACAAGAAGAATTGTTAGATAATTATTTATTTATTGAATTAAGATTAATTTTTGCTCAAGGATCATATGACCAAAAGCACTATAAAATAGTCAAAGAACATAATTTAGAGCAATTCAAAAACGAGCTATTTTATCTATATGAAGATAAAAAACAAATGATTAAGGATCTTAACAAACAACTAAAAAGTGCTCAAGTACAAAATGATGCTGAATTAGTTAATAAATTAACTGCTGAGCTAGCAAAGTCGCAAGAAGAACTTGCTCAAATTAAAACCAGTTATGCTGCTTACAAAAAAGACTTATTAGCTTCATATAAAGGTATTGAAGTTAAAAACGATTCTGGTGATGAAAATTCAAGCATCAGCATAAATCAAGACTTGTTCCATCAATATAAAGAAAAAATTAAAGCAATAGAAGCTGTAGTAACAGGAGGTAATTAATGGAAAGTATAGCATTTATAACTAACGAAACATTATTCTTCGCCTGTGTTCTTGGACTAGCAGCTATTGCCGGAATATTTGCTGAAAGATCAGGAACAGTTAATATTGCAATCGAAGGTACAATGTCAGTCGGCGCACTTGGATACTGTATTACTTCAGCCCTTTTTACAAGTGGCGGAAGAATTAGTGGTCTTAATTTAGATGTGCCCGGTCTTGAGATAATCTCACTTATATTTGCTGCTTTATTTGGCTCACTATTTTCACTATTGCTAGGTTTAGCAACAATAAAACTAAAAGCTGAACACACAATTACTGGTGTTGCGTTGAACCTTTTATCAGTTGGTATTTGTGCTGCTATCATGAACCCTTCTCTTTTAGGTAATGCTCACAAACAAATTGATCATACTGTTAAAGAACTTGCATTAAGCACTAACTACAACAATTTTGGAAACATTTTAAGCTTTAAATTATTCTTACTAATTGCTGTTGTAGTTATTTCATGGTTTGCTTTAAACAAAACAAAATGAGGTTTACGTTTCAAAGCAGTTGGTGAAAATCCACAAGCTGTTGACGTAGCCGGTATTAATGTTTACAAATACAAATGAACAGGAATTGTTATTTCTGGATGTATAGCAGGAATGGCAGGGGGTGTATTTGCCCAAAAATTACCATTTACTGGTCAAACTAACGGTTTTGGTTTCCTTGCCTTAGCAATTATGATTATGTCTCACTGAAATGTCTTAATTGTTCCTGTTTGTGCCTTATTCTTTGGATTCTTCCAACAAATGGGTGCATGATTACTTAGTGTTGAATTCGACAAGGTTGTTACTGTTGAAACAAAAGACAAAGTACAAAAATTTGGTGAACTAATCAAAGCTATTCCATATGTTCTTACACTTATTTCGATTATGGCCTTTAGTGGTCTGGCTCCTGGCCCAGCTGCTTCTGGTATAAATTATGATAAGTCTAAGAGATAATTAACCGCAAATTATTATCAGCTCAGAGAAAAAACTGAGCTGATTTTATTTAATCCTTGCAGTGCTATAAAACAGGCATTATGGACTTTAAACAAAGATATTTAACAAGGGGGTAATTATGCATTTTACAACTTATACAAAACAACCAAAAAACTTGTTTTACAGCGATATAAAACCAAAAATGAAAAAGTTTTTTTCTTTTTCTATACCGGTTCTGATACTTTAATTTTTTGGCTTTTTTAAGTACTTAAAATATGTAAAATAATTATGTTTTTTAAAATTACAAGGAGAATGATATGCTAATAGGAATAAGCGGAATGATAAGCAGTGGCAAAAGCACACTAACAGCAAAATTACACAAGCATTTTAATACTTCATTAATGCTTAAAGAATATGATGAAGATAGCGAAGTGTTTAATACTTTTTTAAAATGACTATATGAAAAACAACCGAACTTAACTATTGGCTTTCAATCATATGTTGTGGAAAACCACACAACTAAATTAAGCGAATTAATCGATGAGTTTAACAAGCTAAATAAAAATTGACAAACAGATCATATATTTTTAGATCGTTTTAGCATTGAGCACTACATATTTGCAAATGTAAATTTAAGACCTAAGGGTCAAAATTACTTAGACGGATATGATGCCTTGTTTACTCACTTAATTACTAAAGATGAAACCCCTGATATTGCCATATATTTAGATATGAGTTGAGAAACGTTCCTTAAAAGAATTTTTGAACGTGGAAGACAAGTTGAAATAGACAATTTTTATGCCAATGAAGAATATTTCAAGACTTTGTATAATTTATACAAAGACTTGTTCATCAAGCAAGCTGAAAAGTTTAAGCTAGAGTACAAAATCATTGAAACCGATAATCTCACTGAAGATGAAGTGTTTGAAAAAGCTTTAGAAATTATTGCAAATCACAAAAGTACTTTCAGAAGGGGTTAGGATGATAATCGGCATAAGCGGAATGATAAGTAGTGGCAAGAGCACACTTGTTAAAAAACTCAGCAATTATTATCCAAATTCAGCATACATTGAAGAATTTAGTGAGAATGATCCAGTTTTTAACACTTTTCTAAGATGATGTTATGAAAAGCAACCTAATACTGATATTGCTTTCCAATCATTTTTGGTTGAATCATTAACTGATTCATTTCATGAGCAAAAAGAAAAATTTCAAAAGACAAATAGCAACCAAAATGGTCATATGTTTTTAGACAGATTCATTTTAGAGCACTACATTTTTGCTGCGGCAACTTTGAGCAAGAAGAAAAATAAGTATTTTGAAGCTTTTGATAAGTTATTCAGTCACATATATGATTCTAACTGCAACCCTGACTTTGCTCTTTTTATTGATATAAATTGAGAAACATTTAAATCAAGAATTTTTCAAAGAGGCAGGAAAGTTGAAATAGATAATTTTAATGAAAATGAAGAGTACTTTAAATATTTACATAAAATTTATAAAGAAACATTCATTGATTTAGCCGCAAAATACAACATTCCATATGAAATAATTGATTCAAATGATAAGTCTGATACTGATGTATTTATTGAAGCAGTGTCAAAAATTGAGAAACATATTAAAGAAGCAAAATAAAATCAGGCAGCTAGTCCTGATTTTCTTATAAGCCTATAAAACAAGATCATAAGTTAGTTTTTGTTTACTATTTCTTGTATGTATGAAACATCAAACAACTTGCTGTAGTCGTTTGAGCCATCAGAATTTTTTGGAAATTCTATATCTGGATCTACTCCATATTCATAGCTTTCAAAGTTTTTATTAGCAAAAACGTTATTACTGCTTAAAACTGCAATATTGCCTGTTGGCAAGACAGACATTTTTAAATAAGAAGCTCCGCCCTGTGTTTTATAACCTATTATTTTTGCTAAATTGTTGTCCTTAACAATACCTGCAAATAAGTTTCCTGATGAATAAGTTACTGGCGAAGTTAAAAGATAAAATTTAAAATCCTTTTTATTTGTTTTTGACTTAACTTTCATTCCATTTTTTGAGCCTGATTGAGGGTTTATTAGATTGTAGCTAAACTCTTTGTCAGTTATAAAACCTAACAATTCATAAACTGCATAAAGCGAGCCACCTAGCATATTAGAAAAATCTAATAAAATATTTTTTACATCTTTTGATTTATGTTCCTCGAACACAGACTCCAAAACACTTGTTATGCCATCAATTAGAGCATCAAAACGCACAATCAACGTTTTACTATCCGGAGTTAAAGTCGTTTTAACAAAGTTATTGTCATTTCTTGGAGACATTTTTTGAAAACTAAAATAAAGCTTTCAATATTCCTTAATTCGTTTGGTATCATCAAAACTGTTATTTAAATCATCATATTGCTTTTCATCCTGATTATATCCATTCATAAACAGTTTGGTATGTAAATCATCCAAGCCATTTATTACTGAGTGGACTGTTTTATAGTGCTTTTCGTCATAATCCAACAAGCCTTATTTATATTTATTTAAGAAGTTTAAAAACCAATTAGGGTCTTTATTTTTTATGCCATAAAAATTATCCAGAAGAAAGTGAAAGAATTGAAATTGATATTCCTTTAAGTCTTCACTTATTACTTTTTTATTTAAGTTAGTGCTGCTTAGCATTTGTCTATAGTCAAGATTTTCGGGATTATGTAATTCATAAAAATTAAAAAATAAGCACTTTATCATTATTAAAATAAAACTGATTTACAGATTCACTTAATAGAACTTGATTTATGACATTAAAAGGAATTAAAATTTTACCTTCATGTTTTATCATTTCAAGTCCATATTTTCTAAAATCAATAACAACTGGCTTATCCTCACTGATTTTTTCATCTTTAATTTCAAATAGCAAGCTTTGTTGATGCTCTCTTGGTAATATCGAGTTTAAAAACTCATAGCTAGATAAAACTATTTGTTGATTTTGATAATCAAACTTAAGTGCATAGTTTTGTTCAAATGAATTATTGCCATTTGATGAATTAAACTTATTTATAGAGTTAATGGTAAAAGTATCATTATCATAGAAAGAGCTAATTTTCTTTTGCAAATCATATGATTTAGATTGATAACTTACATCATAGTAATTTTGTTCAAATTCAAGAATACCATCAGAGATTTTTAAAAAATCATTAACAGAAATGTAATTTATATCATTCAACTCATAAAAATCTACACTGTTAGTGGCAGGGAGAATAGTTTTAGTTATAGAGCTTAACCTATATGTTGACTTAGTAAAGTTAGGTATATATTTTAGATAAATATTCAGATCTGAATCAGCAATATAATCATTTGGAATTGGTGATTTAAAATCTTTATCAAAAAAATAACCAGCAAATTTATATCCTGGCTTTTGAATAGTTTCAAAATCAATAGCTGAATTGGTTTTCACTTCAATTTTCTTAACAGGTTTATTATCTACAAAGTAAGTGATATTTGTATGTTTAGTTAGTTGGGTACTTTCATTATTAATAATTTTATTCACATGGGAACTGTTCTGAACATTACATCCAACTATTGGCAAAGATAATGATAGAGAAGTCAACAAGCCAATATACTTTTTCATTTTTCTCCTTGTTTTATAGTGTTATAAGAAATTTTACACAATAAAAATCAAAGGGGCAAAACTAAAAGTTAGTGCAGTATGTTTTTTGTCTACTTCTGGCTTAATTTTTGAAATCTTTTAGGCTTAACATCTTCTTTTAAGACTGATGATTCATTAGTAAATTTTTCATAGCTAGTATTGCTACGAACTTTTCATGAGCTAATATTTTGATTGAATGACTTTGCTTCACCAAACATTCCAACCATTGTTTTTACTTGTTGTACATCTCATTGACTTATATCTTGATTAAAACTTTCGGCTTCCGAGAACATATTATACATAGACGTAACTTTTGAAACATCTCATTTTCCTATATTAGCATTGAATTTTGTTGTGGCTCAAAACATTTCAGACATTTTAGTCACATTAGAAACATTCCAGGCACTAATATCTTGATTAAAGTTTTCTGACCAGCGAATAACCCATTTATATCTTGAACATTATCAGTTGTTCAGCTCCTTAATGAACCATTGAACTT
This sequence is a window from Mycoplasmopsis agalactiae PG2. Protein-coding genes within it:
- a CDS encoding MAG0110 family membrane protein produces the protein MENRLIENQNSSQNNFRRFENASSVASRKNAFLGASVGWFSYATGIAFISAIVLLLLFPKALDYLQRNPFIGLGLALGLLVLIFIEFIVGPKMNFWAQLVIITLSMMLLGIVLLSFALVELLGTFATGASIKYPPALAKTFGVILLPIVILSIIATLAYFDLMKIKFVYAIIIFLTISFFFIFILSVFIFNSWINALFPSIGFALMISYMAFDWWLITRYNKAFNATVSNDSTKKEFMKLTIYFGFKLAYDYIYALVYLIRLVRLAKN
- a CDS encoding BMP family ABC transporter substrate-binding protein encodes the protein MKKNKFYLFLGAAPVLSVPLVAASCGDKYFKETEVDGVKTISTLAHITSRKGLKLREGLTVENAPKATFITDEGSVHDESFNQSGWEAVHKVSYELGLDKAQVSGNKNLRNKVYEPKKGQLLEAYKNAIDSGFRYIVLCGFTHQASLVGLDENYIKKIKDNNIIFITVDFNLFTEDDANVKTFIKKIGEGHLVPVIFDTKQAAYIAGRALADYFSQVYKDQPEKRTIGAFGGIPWPAVSDFIAGTFQGIIDWNKEHPEAKTKSLNETIELNTLFTSGTPQATTAINSVVKATASYPVAGSLSTDTAKEIKKLADKDKFIIGVDADQKNALKGHRIFTSVMKLIGQAVYNILADLYSKGENQLDLQPGFEIGKKNGTPTVFGYGDTEDKQYVGVATSGLLDDKNDEIANKALKDATAYYVQKKTEIQKSLKDQMETAKKALGAKFPSDPGGQFQKMVDWLASETRK
- a CDS encoding MAG0130/MAG3770 family membrane protein → MNKNIKLMNIEIKKLEKLASYDQNKKFRILIIFFLGFLALLTFFMIMFSLVYSKQKTLLITFGVVASLSFLLLVFLIGPFCTLLASSKWMNLLMNKKPGENIWSKYHPGNLSITFNLFIGILVFNMFNGKAMKITKNERKVIESVLLFH
- a CDS encoding ABC transporter ATP-binding protein; this translates as MEHEYAVEFEHVTKDFVGIRANDDVTFKVKKGSIHALIGENGAGKSTLTSILFGLYEPTEGSVKINGKSVIVKNPNQANEIGIGMVHQHFKLVAAYTNLQNVIMGSEFTYNYSMGTLDLKLAKAKIKSIQELYDLHFNLNQKTSKATVATQQKVEIMKMLYRDAEILIFDEPTAVLTDQEIQGLLKTMQVFKENGKTIIFISHKLNEVKQVADEATVLRKGKVIGTYDVSKTSIPQLAEAMVGQKVVETKNTALFDSYDKPELISFENVSTKKTRDSVSLKDVSFKVHPGEILAIAGVEGNGQETLEYVLAGLVKPTHGEIKIKNPDFDSSNPKSINEFNITNWSVDKKNRAAKINIVPGDRHKHGLVLDFSIRDNSILRLLNDKTYAPFGFIKANKKEELFQNVVANFDVRGTNHGNSLARSLSGGNQQKAIVGREMSTDHNLLVIVQPTRGLDVGAIDLIHKKILLEKQAGKAILLISYELDEILALADTIAVINDGRILDLKPAAQFNRTEIGLLMAASNKDDETEGEGNE
- a CDS encoding ABC transporter permease subunit, giving the protein MNKSAEKQQNPVLSFFRNFWSKVKKGVNADSAVSTRRKAYNSIWSVVFGIFVSSIVLLVFFQTNPFEFFAQVFNATATKGNIDWVYIFIIYSLASIGVGFSFKTGLFNIGVAGQMSLSGVICLALINQSNVIESNGAIKNQGLVFLIMLLSIVIGFLYAAIAGLCKAFFNIHEVVSTILLNWVAVYIGSFIFGSKSPFNNSFVFKNASTGSAPINISGGFFDKSSFWIFGIVLVAFVSLTLYMIFAFTSLGYKIKMNGLNKDASSYAGVNQKLTTVLSMGFSGALAGLAGFIHFVFKAKQYDVITLSSPLPLGFDTIAISLIGINSPIGILFSSVFYTMLEFSRIELISFYSTSGVKEGGIDLVVGVIIFTTALALMFTNFRPIRKFRLWISLLTQKEYKGHYQTYKEKVKAVKENTKLLLIEAHKVYTENKLKYKEIKSKIREIENEALIKIKQGTDKKLDKKLSNNEIEKIFQKLAKDKVVLNQELTRYGYFDIKDIKNLKNVKLTQLKIELKKIQEELLDNYLFIELRLIFAQGSYDQKHYKIVKEHNLEQFKNELFYLYEDKKQMIKDLNKQLKSAQVQNDAELVNKLTAELAKSQEELAQIKTSYAAYKKDLLASYKGIEVKNDSGDENSSISINQDLFHQYKEKIKAIEAVVTGGN
- a CDS encoding ABC transporter permease → MESIAFITNETLFFACVLGLAAIAGIFAERSGTVNIAIEGTMSVGALGYCITSALFTSGGRISGLNLDVPGLEIISLIFAALFGSLFSLLLGLATIKLKAEHTITGVALNLLSVGICAAIMNPSLLGNAHKQIDHTVKELALSTNYNNFGNILSFKLFLLIAVVVISWFALNKTKWGLRFKAVGENPQAVDVAGINVYKYKWTGIVISGCIAGMAGGVFAQKLPFTGQTNGFGFLALAIMIMSHWNVLIVPVCALFFGFFQQMGAWLLSVEFDKVVTVETKDKVQKFGELIKAIPYVLTLISIMAFSGLAPGPAASGINYDKSKR
- a CDS encoding deoxynucleoside kinase, which translates into the protein MLIGISGMISSGKSTLTAKLHKHFNTSLMLKEYDEDSEVFNTFLKWLYEKQPNLTIGFQSYVVENHTTKLSELIDEFNKLNKNWQTDHIFLDRFSIEHYIFANVNLRPKGQNYLDGYDALFTHLITKDETPDIAIYLDMSWETFLKRIFERGRQVEIDNFYANEEYFKTLYNLYKDLFIKQAEKFKLEYKIIETDNLTEDEVFEKALEIIANHKSTFRRG
- a CDS encoding deoxynucleoside kinase; the encoded protein is MIIGISGMISSGKSTLVKKLSNYYPNSAYIEEFSENDPVFNTFLRWCYEKQPNTDIAFQSFLVESLTDSFHEQKEKFQKTNSNQNGHMFLDRFILEHYIFAAATLSKKKNKYFEAFDKLFSHIYDSNCNPDFALFIDINWETFKSRIFQRGRKVEIDNFNENEEYFKYLHKIYKETFIDLAAKYNIPYEIIDSNDKSDTDVFIEAVSKIEKHIKEAK
- a CDS encoding BspA family leucine-rich repeat surface protein codes for the protein MRWSENFNQDISAWNVSNVTKMSEMFWATTKFNANIGKWDVSKVTSMYNMFSEAESFNQDISQWDVQQVKTMVGMFGEAKSFNQNISSWKVRSNTSYEKFTNESSVLKEDVKPKRFQKLSQK